Proteins encoded in a region of the Onychostoma macrolepis isolate SWU-2019 chromosome 20, ASM1243209v1, whole genome shotgun sequence genome:
- the LOC131527421 gene encoding von Willebrand factor A domain-containing protein 5A-like isoform X5, whose translation MAREGSGHAQFITGTDRMQPKVMQSLRFALQPAVDNISVNWTVPEGVTVDMLSPPINTLFQGQRALIHAQIKGQSSGKTEGAVTVKYRLKDQPVTNQLQFTLKPAEDTGLTIHRLAARSVIRSLELEERAGGADTENIRRRIVELSVQAGVSSVYTAFIGINKDSKQTVKGPLLQRSVPVSRECVYMMAAFHGGGARMCAMGAPAMMKCSARPCGPIQSNSMGIQCDSMSFEEGEEGEPQKDPLLQLVSLQKAAGCWELNASLAAVFGKTEDEVTNQKTAQVEGSVWATVLALIWLYAYKSDQQDEWQFVAMKAASWIRSQKPDGLSQCVCDGNALLGSQVTEDTLEI comes from the exons ATGGCCAGAGAAGGTTCTGGTCACGCTCAGTTCATCACAGGCACTGACCGCATGCAGCCCAAA GTGATGCAGTCGCTCAGGTTTGCTCTCCAGCCGGCTGTGGATAATATCTCTGTGAACTGGACCGTTCCTGAAGGTGTGACGGTGGACATGCTGTCTCCACCCATCAACACCCTGTTCCAGGGTCAGAGGGCGCTCATCCACGCTCAGATTAAAGGACAG AGTTCAGGAAAGACAGAAGGAGCTGTAACAGTGAAATACAGGCTGAAAGATCAACCGGTGACTAACCAGCTTCAGTTTACTCTTAAACCAGCGGAAGACACagg GCTGACGATCCACCGTCTGGCGGCCCGGTCTGTGATCCGCTCTCTGGAGCTGGAGGAACGAGCCGGAGGAGCAGACACTGAGAACATCAGGAGAAGGATTGTGGAGCTCAGCGTTCAGGCCGGAGTGAGCAGCGTTTATACGGCCTTCATCGGCATCAATAAAGACAGCAAACAGACTGTGAAAGGACCGCTGCTGCAGAGGAGTGTGCCAGTGTCACgtgagtgtgtct ATATGATGGCTGCATTTCATGGTGGTGGTGCGAGAATGTGTG CAATGGGGGCTCCCGCAATGATGAAATGTTCTGCAAGGC catgtgGCCCCATACAATCGAACAGCATGGGGATTCAATGTGATTCCATGTCATTTGAGG AAGGTGAAGAAGGTGAGCCCCAGAAGGACCCTTTGCTCCAGCTTGTCTCTCTTCAGAAGGCTGCGGGATGCTGGGAGCTCAACGCCTCATTGGCTGCTGTGTTTGGGAAAACGGAGGATGAGGTGACAAATCAGAAGACGGCACAG GTGGAAGGGTCAGTGTGGGCCACCGTCCTCGCTCTCATCTGGTTATATGCGTATAAATCAGATCAGCAGGATGAGTGGCAGTTTGTGGCCATGAAGGCGGCCTCATGGATCCGCTCTCAGAAAC ctgATGGCCtatctcagtgtgtgtgtgatgggaaCGCTCTGTTGGGATCTCAGGTGACTGAAGACACGCTGGAAATATGA
- the LOC131527421 gene encoding von Willebrand factor A domain-containing protein 5A-like isoform X2 — MAREGSGHAQFITGTDRMQPKVMQSLRFALQPAVDNISVNWTVPEGVTVDMLSPPINTLFQGQRALIHAQIKGQSSGKTEGAVTVKYRLKDQPVTNQLQFTLKPAEDTGLTIHRLAARSVIRSLELEERAGGADTENIRRRIVELSVQAGVSSVYTAFIGINKDSKQTVKGPLLQRSVPVSRECVYMMAAFHGGGARMCAMGAPAMMKCSARRKRNTQTSALHSCGPIQSNSMGIQCDSMSFEEGEEGEPQKDPLLQLVSLQKAAGCWELNASLAAVFGKTEDEVTNQKTAQVEGSVWATVLALIWLYAYKSDQQDEWQFVAMKAASWIRSQKPDGLSQCVCDGNALLGSQVTEDTLEI, encoded by the exons ATGGCCAGAGAAGGTTCTGGTCACGCTCAGTTCATCACAGGCACTGACCGCATGCAGCCCAAA GTGATGCAGTCGCTCAGGTTTGCTCTCCAGCCGGCTGTGGATAATATCTCTGTGAACTGGACCGTTCCTGAAGGTGTGACGGTGGACATGCTGTCTCCACCCATCAACACCCTGTTCCAGGGTCAGAGGGCGCTCATCCACGCTCAGATTAAAGGACAG AGTTCAGGAAAGACAGAAGGAGCTGTAACAGTGAAATACAGGCTGAAAGATCAACCGGTGACTAACCAGCTTCAGTTTACTCTTAAACCAGCGGAAGACACagg GCTGACGATCCACCGTCTGGCGGCCCGGTCTGTGATCCGCTCTCTGGAGCTGGAGGAACGAGCCGGAGGAGCAGACACTGAGAACATCAGGAGAAGGATTGTGGAGCTCAGCGTTCAGGCCGGAGTGAGCAGCGTTTATACGGCCTTCATCGGCATCAATAAAGACAGCAAACAGACTGTGAAAGGACCGCTGCTGCAGAGGAGTGTGCCAGTGTCACgtgagtgtgtct ATATGATGGCTGCATTTCATGGTGGTGGTGCGAGAATGTGTG CAATGGGGGCTCCCGCAATGATGAAATGTTCTGCAAGGCGTAAAAGAAATACACAGACATCAGCACTTCACT catgtgGCCCCATACAATCGAACAGCATGGGGATTCAATGTGATTCCATGTCATTTGAGG AAGGTGAAGAAGGTGAGCCCCAGAAGGACCCTTTGCTCCAGCTTGTCTCTCTTCAGAAGGCTGCGGGATGCTGGGAGCTCAACGCCTCATTGGCTGCTGTGTTTGGGAAAACGGAGGATGAGGTGACAAATCAGAAGACGGCACAG GTGGAAGGGTCAGTGTGGGCCACCGTCCTCGCTCTCATCTGGTTATATGCGTATAAATCAGATCAGCAGGATGAGTGGCAGTTTGTGGCCATGAAGGCGGCCTCATGGATCCGCTCTCAGAAAC ctgATGGCCtatctcagtgtgtgtgtgatgggaaCGCTCTGTTGGGATCTCAGGTGACTGAAGACACGCTGGAAATATGA
- the LOC131527421 gene encoding von Willebrand factor A domain-containing protein 5A-like isoform X8, giving the protein MAREGSGHAQFITGTDRMQPKVMQSLRFALQPAVDNISVNWTVPEGVTVDMLSPPINTLFQGQRALIHAQIKGQSSGKTEGAVTVKYRLKDQPVTNQLQFTLKPAEDTGLTIHRLAARSVIRSLELEERAGGADTENIRRRIVELSVQAGVSSVYTAFIGINKDSKQTVKGPLLQRSVPVSRECVYMMAAFHGGGARMCACGPIQSNSMGIQCDSMSFEEGEEGEPQKDPLLQLVSLQKAAGCWELNASLAAVFGKTEDEVTNQKTAQVEGSVWATVLALIWLYAYKSDQQDEWQFVAMKAASWIRSQKPDGLSQCVCDGNALLGSQVTEDTLEI; this is encoded by the exons ATGGCCAGAGAAGGTTCTGGTCACGCTCAGTTCATCACAGGCACTGACCGCATGCAGCCCAAA GTGATGCAGTCGCTCAGGTTTGCTCTCCAGCCGGCTGTGGATAATATCTCTGTGAACTGGACCGTTCCTGAAGGTGTGACGGTGGACATGCTGTCTCCACCCATCAACACCCTGTTCCAGGGTCAGAGGGCGCTCATCCACGCTCAGATTAAAGGACAG AGTTCAGGAAAGACAGAAGGAGCTGTAACAGTGAAATACAGGCTGAAAGATCAACCGGTGACTAACCAGCTTCAGTTTACTCTTAAACCAGCGGAAGACACagg GCTGACGATCCACCGTCTGGCGGCCCGGTCTGTGATCCGCTCTCTGGAGCTGGAGGAACGAGCCGGAGGAGCAGACACTGAGAACATCAGGAGAAGGATTGTGGAGCTCAGCGTTCAGGCCGGAGTGAGCAGCGTTTATACGGCCTTCATCGGCATCAATAAAGACAGCAAACAGACTGTGAAAGGACCGCTGCTGCAGAGGAGTGTGCCAGTGTCACgtgagtgtgtct ATATGATGGCTGCATTTCATGGTGGTGGTGCGAGAATGTGTG catgtgGCCCCATACAATCGAACAGCATGGGGATTCAATGTGATTCCATGTCATTTGAGG AAGGTGAAGAAGGTGAGCCCCAGAAGGACCCTTTGCTCCAGCTTGTCTCTCTTCAGAAGGCTGCGGGATGCTGGGAGCTCAACGCCTCATTGGCTGCTGTGTTTGGGAAAACGGAGGATGAGGTGACAAATCAGAAGACGGCACAG GTGGAAGGGTCAGTGTGGGCCACCGTCCTCGCTCTCATCTGGTTATATGCGTATAAATCAGATCAGCAGGATGAGTGGCAGTTTGTGGCCATGAAGGCGGCCTCATGGATCCGCTCTCAGAAAC ctgATGGCCtatctcagtgtgtgtgtgatgggaaCGCTCTGTTGGGATCTCAGGTGACTGAAGACACGCTGGAAATATGA
- the LOC131527421 gene encoding von Willebrand factor A domain-containing protein 5A-like isoform X1, with product MAREGSGHAQFITGTDRMQPKVMQSLRFALQPAVDNISVNWTVPEGVTVDMLSPPINTLFQGQRALIHAQIKGQSSGKTEGAVTVKYRLKDQPVTNQLQFTLKPAEDTGLTIHRLAARSVIRSLELEERAGGADTENIRRRIVELSVQAGVSSVYTAFIGINKDSKQTVKGPLLQRSVPVSRECVYMMAAFHGGGARMCAMGAPAMMKCSARRKRNTQTSALHSCGPIQSNSMGIQCDSMSFEEEGEEGEPQKDPLLQLVSLQKAAGCWELNASLAAVFGKTEDEVTNQKTAQVEGSVWATVLALIWLYAYKSDQQDEWQFVAMKAASWIRSQKPDGLSQCVCDGNALLGSQVTEDTLEI from the exons ATGGCCAGAGAAGGTTCTGGTCACGCTCAGTTCATCACAGGCACTGACCGCATGCAGCCCAAA GTGATGCAGTCGCTCAGGTTTGCTCTCCAGCCGGCTGTGGATAATATCTCTGTGAACTGGACCGTTCCTGAAGGTGTGACGGTGGACATGCTGTCTCCACCCATCAACACCCTGTTCCAGGGTCAGAGGGCGCTCATCCACGCTCAGATTAAAGGACAG AGTTCAGGAAAGACAGAAGGAGCTGTAACAGTGAAATACAGGCTGAAAGATCAACCGGTGACTAACCAGCTTCAGTTTACTCTTAAACCAGCGGAAGACACagg GCTGACGATCCACCGTCTGGCGGCCCGGTCTGTGATCCGCTCTCTGGAGCTGGAGGAACGAGCCGGAGGAGCAGACACTGAGAACATCAGGAGAAGGATTGTGGAGCTCAGCGTTCAGGCCGGAGTGAGCAGCGTTTATACGGCCTTCATCGGCATCAATAAAGACAGCAAACAGACTGTGAAAGGACCGCTGCTGCAGAGGAGTGTGCCAGTGTCACgtgagtgtgtct ATATGATGGCTGCATTTCATGGTGGTGGTGCGAGAATGTGTG CAATGGGGGCTCCCGCAATGATGAAATGTTCTGCAAGGCGTAAAAGAAATACACAGACATCAGCACTTCACT catgtgGCCCCATACAATCGAACAGCATGGGGATTCAATGTGATTCCATGTCATTTGAGG AAGAAGGTGAAGAAGGTGAGCCCCAGAAGGACCCTTTGCTCCAGCTTGTCTCTCTTCAGAAGGCTGCGGGATGCTGGGAGCTCAACGCCTCATTGGCTGCTGTGTTTGGGAAAACGGAGGATGAGGTGACAAATCAGAAGACGGCACAG GTGGAAGGGTCAGTGTGGGCCACCGTCCTCGCTCTCATCTGGTTATATGCGTATAAATCAGATCAGCAGGATGAGTGGCAGTTTGTGGCCATGAAGGCGGCCTCATGGATCCGCTCTCAGAAAC ctgATGGCCtatctcagtgtgtgtgtgatgggaaCGCTCTGTTGGGATCTCAGGTGACTGAAGACACGCTGGAAATATGA
- the LOC131527421 gene encoding von Willebrand factor A domain-containing protein 5A-like isoform X7, protein MAREGSGHAQFITGTDRMQPKVMQSLRFALQPAVDNISVNWTVPEGVTVDMLSPPINTLFQGQRALIHAQIKGQSSGKTEGAVTVKYRLKDQPVTNQLQFTLKPAEDTGLTIHRLAARSVIRSLELEERAGGADTENIRRRIVELSVQAGVSSVYTAFIGINKDSKQTVKGPLLQRSVPVSRECVYMMAAFHGGGARMCACGPIQSNSMGIQCDSMSFEEEGEEGEPQKDPLLQLVSLQKAAGCWELNASLAAVFGKTEDEVTNQKTAQVEGSVWATVLALIWLYAYKSDQQDEWQFVAMKAASWIRSQKPDGLSQCVCDGNALLGSQVTEDTLEI, encoded by the exons ATGGCCAGAGAAGGTTCTGGTCACGCTCAGTTCATCACAGGCACTGACCGCATGCAGCCCAAA GTGATGCAGTCGCTCAGGTTTGCTCTCCAGCCGGCTGTGGATAATATCTCTGTGAACTGGACCGTTCCTGAAGGTGTGACGGTGGACATGCTGTCTCCACCCATCAACACCCTGTTCCAGGGTCAGAGGGCGCTCATCCACGCTCAGATTAAAGGACAG AGTTCAGGAAAGACAGAAGGAGCTGTAACAGTGAAATACAGGCTGAAAGATCAACCGGTGACTAACCAGCTTCAGTTTACTCTTAAACCAGCGGAAGACACagg GCTGACGATCCACCGTCTGGCGGCCCGGTCTGTGATCCGCTCTCTGGAGCTGGAGGAACGAGCCGGAGGAGCAGACACTGAGAACATCAGGAGAAGGATTGTGGAGCTCAGCGTTCAGGCCGGAGTGAGCAGCGTTTATACGGCCTTCATCGGCATCAATAAAGACAGCAAACAGACTGTGAAAGGACCGCTGCTGCAGAGGAGTGTGCCAGTGTCACgtgagtgtgtct ATATGATGGCTGCATTTCATGGTGGTGGTGCGAGAATGTGTG catgtgGCCCCATACAATCGAACAGCATGGGGATTCAATGTGATTCCATGTCATTTGAGG AAGAAGGTGAAGAAGGTGAGCCCCAGAAGGACCCTTTGCTCCAGCTTGTCTCTCTTCAGAAGGCTGCGGGATGCTGGGAGCTCAACGCCTCATTGGCTGCTGTGTTTGGGAAAACGGAGGATGAGGTGACAAATCAGAAGACGGCACAG GTGGAAGGGTCAGTGTGGGCCACCGTCCTCGCTCTCATCTGGTTATATGCGTATAAATCAGATCAGCAGGATGAGTGGCAGTTTGTGGCCATGAAGGCGGCCTCATGGATCCGCTCTCAGAAAC ctgATGGCCtatctcagtgtgtgtgtgatgggaaCGCTCTGTTGGGATCTCAGGTGACTGAAGACACGCTGGAAATATGA
- the LOC131527421 gene encoding von Willebrand factor A domain-containing protein 5A-like isoform X3, which produces MAREGSGHAQFITGTDRMQPKVMQSLRFALQPAVDNISVNWTVPEGVTVDMLSPPINTLFQGQRALIHAQIKGQSSGKTEGAVTVKYRLKDQPVTNQLQFTLKPAEDTGLTIHRLAARSVIRSLELEERAGGADTENIRRRIVELSVQAGVSSVYTAFIGINKDSKQTVKGPLLQRSVPVSHMMAAFHGGGARMCAMGAPAMMKCSARRKRNTQTSALHSCGPIQSNSMGIQCDSMSFEEEGEEGEPQKDPLLQLVSLQKAAGCWELNASLAAVFGKTEDEVTNQKTAQVEGSVWATVLALIWLYAYKSDQQDEWQFVAMKAASWIRSQKPDGLSQCVCDGNALLGSQVTEDTLEI; this is translated from the exons ATGGCCAGAGAAGGTTCTGGTCACGCTCAGTTCATCACAGGCACTGACCGCATGCAGCCCAAA GTGATGCAGTCGCTCAGGTTTGCTCTCCAGCCGGCTGTGGATAATATCTCTGTGAACTGGACCGTTCCTGAAGGTGTGACGGTGGACATGCTGTCTCCACCCATCAACACCCTGTTCCAGGGTCAGAGGGCGCTCATCCACGCTCAGATTAAAGGACAG AGTTCAGGAAAGACAGAAGGAGCTGTAACAGTGAAATACAGGCTGAAAGATCAACCGGTGACTAACCAGCTTCAGTTTACTCTTAAACCAGCGGAAGACACagg GCTGACGATCCACCGTCTGGCGGCCCGGTCTGTGATCCGCTCTCTGGAGCTGGAGGAACGAGCCGGAGGAGCAGACACTGAGAACATCAGGAGAAGGATTGTGGAGCTCAGCGTTCAGGCCGGAGTGAGCAGCGTTTATACGGCCTTCATCGGCATCAATAAAGACAGCAAACAGACTGTGAAAGGACCGCTGCTGCAGAGGAGTGTGCCAGTGTCAC ATATGATGGCTGCATTTCATGGTGGTGGTGCGAGAATGTGTG CAATGGGGGCTCCCGCAATGATGAAATGTTCTGCAAGGCGTAAAAGAAATACACAGACATCAGCACTTCACT catgtgGCCCCATACAATCGAACAGCATGGGGATTCAATGTGATTCCATGTCATTTGAGG AAGAAGGTGAAGAAGGTGAGCCCCAGAAGGACCCTTTGCTCCAGCTTGTCTCTCTTCAGAAGGCTGCGGGATGCTGGGAGCTCAACGCCTCATTGGCTGCTGTGTTTGGGAAAACGGAGGATGAGGTGACAAATCAGAAGACGGCACAG GTGGAAGGGTCAGTGTGGGCCACCGTCCTCGCTCTCATCTGGTTATATGCGTATAAATCAGATCAGCAGGATGAGTGGCAGTTTGTGGCCATGAAGGCGGCCTCATGGATCCGCTCTCAGAAAC ctgATGGCCtatctcagtgtgtgtgtgatgggaaCGCTCTGTTGGGATCTCAGGTGACTGAAGACACGCTGGAAATATGA
- the LOC131527421 gene encoding von Willebrand factor A domain-containing protein 5A-like isoform X9 produces MAREGSGHAQFITGTDRMQPKVMQSLRFALQPAVDNISVNWTVPEGVTVDMLSPPINTLFQGQRALIHAQIKGQSSGKTEGAVTVKYRLKDQPVTNQLQFTLKPAEDTGLTIHRLAARSVIRSLELEERAGGADTENIRRRIVELSVQAGVSSVYTAFIGINKDSKQTVKGPLLQRSVPVSHMMAAFHGGGARMCACGPIQSNSMGIQCDSMSFEEEGEEGEPQKDPLLQLVSLQKAAGCWELNASLAAVFGKTEDEVTNQKTAQVEGSVWATVLALIWLYAYKSDQQDEWQFVAMKAASWIRSQKPDGLSQCVCDGNALLGSQVTEDTLEI; encoded by the exons ATGGCCAGAGAAGGTTCTGGTCACGCTCAGTTCATCACAGGCACTGACCGCATGCAGCCCAAA GTGATGCAGTCGCTCAGGTTTGCTCTCCAGCCGGCTGTGGATAATATCTCTGTGAACTGGACCGTTCCTGAAGGTGTGACGGTGGACATGCTGTCTCCACCCATCAACACCCTGTTCCAGGGTCAGAGGGCGCTCATCCACGCTCAGATTAAAGGACAG AGTTCAGGAAAGACAGAAGGAGCTGTAACAGTGAAATACAGGCTGAAAGATCAACCGGTGACTAACCAGCTTCAGTTTACTCTTAAACCAGCGGAAGACACagg GCTGACGATCCACCGTCTGGCGGCCCGGTCTGTGATCCGCTCTCTGGAGCTGGAGGAACGAGCCGGAGGAGCAGACACTGAGAACATCAGGAGAAGGATTGTGGAGCTCAGCGTTCAGGCCGGAGTGAGCAGCGTTTATACGGCCTTCATCGGCATCAATAAAGACAGCAAACAGACTGTGAAAGGACCGCTGCTGCAGAGGAGTGTGCCAGTGTCAC ATATGATGGCTGCATTTCATGGTGGTGGTGCGAGAATGTGTG catgtgGCCCCATACAATCGAACAGCATGGGGATTCAATGTGATTCCATGTCATTTGAGG AAGAAGGTGAAGAAGGTGAGCCCCAGAAGGACCCTTTGCTCCAGCTTGTCTCTCTTCAGAAGGCTGCGGGATGCTGGGAGCTCAACGCCTCATTGGCTGCTGTGTTTGGGAAAACGGAGGATGAGGTGACAAATCAGAAGACGGCACAG GTGGAAGGGTCAGTGTGGGCCACCGTCCTCGCTCTCATCTGGTTATATGCGTATAAATCAGATCAGCAGGATGAGTGGCAGTTTGTGGCCATGAAGGCGGCCTCATGGATCCGCTCTCAGAAAC ctgATGGCCtatctcagtgtgtgtgtgatgggaaCGCTCTGTTGGGATCTCAGGTGACTGAAGACACGCTGGAAATATGA
- the LOC131527421 gene encoding von Willebrand factor A domain-containing protein 5A-like isoform X4 has protein sequence MAREGSGHAQFITGTDRMQPKVMQSLRFALQPAVDNISVNWTVPEGVTVDMLSPPINTLFQGQRALIHAQIKGQSSGKTEGAVTVKYRLKDQPVTNQLQFTLKPAEDTGLTIHRLAARSVIRSLELEERAGGADTENIRRRIVELSVQAGVSSVYTAFIGINKDSKQTVKGPLLQRSVPVSRECVYMMAAFHGGGARMCAMGAPAMMKCSARPCGPIQSNSMGIQCDSMSFEEEGEEGEPQKDPLLQLVSLQKAAGCWELNASLAAVFGKTEDEVTNQKTAQVEGSVWATVLALIWLYAYKSDQQDEWQFVAMKAASWIRSQKPDGLSQCVCDGNALLGSQVTEDTLEI, from the exons ATGGCCAGAGAAGGTTCTGGTCACGCTCAGTTCATCACAGGCACTGACCGCATGCAGCCCAAA GTGATGCAGTCGCTCAGGTTTGCTCTCCAGCCGGCTGTGGATAATATCTCTGTGAACTGGACCGTTCCTGAAGGTGTGACGGTGGACATGCTGTCTCCACCCATCAACACCCTGTTCCAGGGTCAGAGGGCGCTCATCCACGCTCAGATTAAAGGACAG AGTTCAGGAAAGACAGAAGGAGCTGTAACAGTGAAATACAGGCTGAAAGATCAACCGGTGACTAACCAGCTTCAGTTTACTCTTAAACCAGCGGAAGACACagg GCTGACGATCCACCGTCTGGCGGCCCGGTCTGTGATCCGCTCTCTGGAGCTGGAGGAACGAGCCGGAGGAGCAGACACTGAGAACATCAGGAGAAGGATTGTGGAGCTCAGCGTTCAGGCCGGAGTGAGCAGCGTTTATACGGCCTTCATCGGCATCAATAAAGACAGCAAACAGACTGTGAAAGGACCGCTGCTGCAGAGGAGTGTGCCAGTGTCACgtgagtgtgtct ATATGATGGCTGCATTTCATGGTGGTGGTGCGAGAATGTGTG CAATGGGGGCTCCCGCAATGATGAAATGTTCTGCAAGGC catgtgGCCCCATACAATCGAACAGCATGGGGATTCAATGTGATTCCATGTCATTTGAGG AAGAAGGTGAAGAAGGTGAGCCCCAGAAGGACCCTTTGCTCCAGCTTGTCTCTCTTCAGAAGGCTGCGGGATGCTGGGAGCTCAACGCCTCATTGGCTGCTGTGTTTGGGAAAACGGAGGATGAGGTGACAAATCAGAAGACGGCACAG GTGGAAGGGTCAGTGTGGGCCACCGTCCTCGCTCTCATCTGGTTATATGCGTATAAATCAGATCAGCAGGATGAGTGGCAGTTTGTGGCCATGAAGGCGGCCTCATGGATCCGCTCTCAGAAAC ctgATGGCCtatctcagtgtgtgtgtgatgggaaCGCTCTGTTGGGATCTCAGGTGACTGAAGACACGCTGGAAATATGA
- the LOC131527421 gene encoding von Willebrand factor A domain-containing protein 5A-like isoform X10 yields MAREGSGHAQFITGTDRMQPKVMQSLRFALQPAVDNISVNWTVPEGVTVDMLSPPINTLFQGQRALIHAQIKGQSSGKTEGAVTVKYRLKDQPVTNQLQFTLKPAEDTGLTIHRLAARSVIRSLELEERAGGADTENIRRRIVELSVQAGVSSVYTAFIGINKDSKQTVKGPLLQRSVPVSHMMAAFHGGGARMCACGPIQSNSMGIQCDSMSFEEGEEGEPQKDPLLQLVSLQKAAGCWELNASLAAVFGKTEDEVTNQKTAQVEGSVWATVLALIWLYAYKSDQQDEWQFVAMKAASWIRSQKPDGLSQCVCDGNALLGSQVTEDTLEI; encoded by the exons ATGGCCAGAGAAGGTTCTGGTCACGCTCAGTTCATCACAGGCACTGACCGCATGCAGCCCAAA GTGATGCAGTCGCTCAGGTTTGCTCTCCAGCCGGCTGTGGATAATATCTCTGTGAACTGGACCGTTCCTGAAGGTGTGACGGTGGACATGCTGTCTCCACCCATCAACACCCTGTTCCAGGGTCAGAGGGCGCTCATCCACGCTCAGATTAAAGGACAG AGTTCAGGAAAGACAGAAGGAGCTGTAACAGTGAAATACAGGCTGAAAGATCAACCGGTGACTAACCAGCTTCAGTTTACTCTTAAACCAGCGGAAGACACagg GCTGACGATCCACCGTCTGGCGGCCCGGTCTGTGATCCGCTCTCTGGAGCTGGAGGAACGAGCCGGAGGAGCAGACACTGAGAACATCAGGAGAAGGATTGTGGAGCTCAGCGTTCAGGCCGGAGTGAGCAGCGTTTATACGGCCTTCATCGGCATCAATAAAGACAGCAAACAGACTGTGAAAGGACCGCTGCTGCAGAGGAGTGTGCCAGTGTCAC ATATGATGGCTGCATTTCATGGTGGTGGTGCGAGAATGTGTG catgtgGCCCCATACAATCGAACAGCATGGGGATTCAATGTGATTCCATGTCATTTGAGG AAGGTGAAGAAGGTGAGCCCCAGAAGGACCCTTTGCTCCAGCTTGTCTCTCTTCAGAAGGCTGCGGGATGCTGGGAGCTCAACGCCTCATTGGCTGCTGTGTTTGGGAAAACGGAGGATGAGGTGACAAATCAGAAGACGGCACAG GTGGAAGGGTCAGTGTGGGCCACCGTCCTCGCTCTCATCTGGTTATATGCGTATAAATCAGATCAGCAGGATGAGTGGCAGTTTGTGGCCATGAAGGCGGCCTCATGGATCCGCTCTCAGAAAC ctgATGGCCtatctcagtgtgtgtgtgatgggaaCGCTCTGTTGGGATCTCAGGTGACTGAAGACACGCTGGAAATATGA